ATCATTGATAACACTCCCAGTTTATCCCAGTTTGGCAGGGAGTGGTCCCAGATTTGTCTTGATTTCTCCTCCTCAGTGTAAATGATGCTTACAGTACAGCCGGGCACCCCATTCACTCATCTGAGCCAATGTGTCCCCTCcaattgtattattgttgttattatttttattattattttattacccaCCTCCCCTTGTGACATGAGttatcccaatttggcagggatagtTCTCCAGTTATTCCAGTATTGTAGGAACAGCCCTCCAGTAAGAGCCTCCAGTTATCCCAGTATGGTATGAATGGCCCTCCAGTTATCCCAGCATGGCATGAACGGCCCTCCAGTTATCCCAGTATGGTAGGAACAGCCCTCCAGTTATCCCAGTATGGTATGAATGACCCTCCAGTTATCCCAGTATGGATGAACGACCCTCCAGTTATCCCAGTATGGTATGAACAGTCCTCCAGTTATCCCAGTATGGCATGAACGGCCCTCCAGTTATCCCAGTACGGTGTGAACAGCCCTCCAGTTATCCCAGTATGATATGCGTGGTTCTTCATTTATCCCAGTATGGTATGAACGGCCCTCCAGTTATCCCAGTGTGGCAGCGCAATACTCCAGTTATTTATCCCAGTTTGGCAGGGATGATCTTCCAGTTATCCCACTTTGATAGGGCCCACCCACCAGTTAGTTATCCCAGTTTGCTATGAATGGCTATCCAGTTATTCCAGTTTGGTGCAGAAGTTATCCCAGTTTGATAGGGACTGTTCTCCAGTCGTGAGGTTGGCAGAAATGACCTTCCCAGTTTGGCCAGGACAACTCTCTGGTGGGTTATCCCAGTTTGATACGGGCATTCTTCCAGTGAACCCAGTTCCTCCTCTGCCTTCCCACTTATGCATCTCCTTTGAGAAGGCCCggttcctccctctcctcctttgtACTTGGTTCATGTCAATGGCAGCAAATGGAATTGGAAAGTGTCTGAAGGCTTCCCAGTTGGCTCTGGCAAAAGCAGACCCCTGCAGCTTCCAAGGCATGACCCCGTTTTCGCCTCTGAATCCTTAAGCGGCCTGGAAGTGTCCGGTGACGATTCCTAGGGAAATGCAACCGTATTTCAAAACAAATACTGCTTTCCCCTTCTCAGATCTGGTTTGCATTGAGGGCAGGAAGTGGCTTGGGGGTTTTGCGGGCCGCTCCTGTTTACGCAAAGTCCCATTAACAGCTCTGGGACACGGCCAAGGTGTCCGCACGGACATCCACAGGGAGGGAAGTGTGCCTGTCGCCCTGGCAAcgcttgcttgtgtccatccgtGCGCATGCTTTTGGCATGAATGGCATGTTCGGGGCCGGCTGGGTCTTGCATGCCGCTCTCGCGCCTTTTGCTATATCCACACATTAAATCTTTGCAATCATTCCTCTTCTTCCATCAAATATCTTAGAAATGTTCGCTTGGTTCGCTCTTCTCgctgcaaatatcttaatatgcCTGCCGCCGTCGTCGCAAATGCAATTGTGCTTCTGGATTTTGCATCTCTTCTCCTTCAATACAATTCAACTAACCACCTCTCTATTTctctaatatttttttttcactcCCTTCTTTTACTTCCGTGGTCTTACGTTGTTGCGATCCATTCTGTGCTTGCAGTCTCTAACAGCATTGTGACCTATTGTATTGTGATCAATTgcgtcattgggttgttgtgtgttttccgggctgtctggccatgttccaaaatcactctctcctgacatttcacccacatctatggcagacatcctcagaggttgtgaggcatattgcgATCAATGGCATCATTGCGATCGATCACTTATCTGTTTCCATTTGTTGTGATCTACTGCATTACTGCAATATCTTCCATTACGATGTATCATTGTGATCGATTATAAACATTATTACAACATTGGAATCCATTATGCCATTGTGATTTATTCCATCATTttgatctataataataataataataataatataacattgcaATTGCAATCCACTGTGTCATTGCGATGTATTGCATTATTGTGATCTATAAtctatcattataatattatatcattGCAATTGCAGTCCATTATGTCATTGCGATCTAGTCCATCATTgtgatctataataataataataataataataataataataataataatacaacattgCAATCCATTATGTCATTGCGATCTAGTCCATCATTgtgatctataataataataataatacaccattgCAATTGCAACCCATTATGTCATTGTGATGTATTCTATCATTgtgatctataataataataataatacaacattgAAATTGCCATCCATTATGTCATTGCGAAGTATTACAACATTGCAATTCATTATGTCATTGCTAGCCTCTACTTCCTGATCttcaccgctttgagtcccacccatgggagaaaaacaagatagaaataaataataataataataataataataaggcattgTGATCTATTATAAACATAATGTCTTGCaatgttgtaatattattattgtgatgttTATAATCCATCGCGATGACATAACACATTGCAATGTCATAATGGATTGCAGTGTTGTATTACTATGTCATTATTACGTCATTGTGATGGATTATAAACATAATGGATcacaatattgtattataattataatagatTGCCAGGATAGTATACATGGCAATGACATAATGGATTGCaatgttgtaatattattatgatgtttataacAGCTCGCAGTGACGGTATACATCGCAATGACATAATGGATTGCaatgttgtaatattattatgatttttataaCAGATCGCAGTGACGGTATACATCGCAATGACATAATGGattgcaatattttaatattatgattATAATAGATTGCAATGATGTAATACATTGTAATGGCATAATGGATTGAAATGttgcaattttattattatgtttataataGATCACAATGATGTCACAGATCACGATGACATAATGGATTGCAATGTTGTATATAGCTATGTCACTGTGATGTGTTACGTCATTCCATCATTGCAAGCTATGATAAACATCATAGTAATATTAGAACATTGCAATCCTTTATGTCAGTGCGAAGTATTCTGTCATTGCGATCTATTATAATTCTAATGGATTGCAATGTTgcattattatgatgtttataatAGATCGCAATGATGTAACAGATCACAATGACATCATAAATTGCAATGTTGTAATATTACTGTGCCATTGAAATGTATTCCGTCATTGCATTCTATTATAAATATAATGGATTGCaatgttgcaatattattattattattattgtgtttataatAGATCACAATGATGTAACAGATCGCAATGACATAATGGATTGCAATGATATAATATTACTATGTCATTGCGATGTATTCCATCATTGCGATGTATTCCGTCATTGCAATCTattgttgtaatattattatgtttatgataGATTCCGCCATTGCAATCGCTTATATTTATAATAGATCGCAGTGATGTAACAGATCGCAATGACATAATGGATTGCAATGTTGTAATATTACTATGTCACTGCAATGTATTCCGTCATTGCAATCCATTGTTGTAATATTATGATGTTTATGATAGATTGCAATGACGGAATACATCGCAATGATGGAATACATCGCAATGACATAGTAATATTACAACATTGCAATCCGTTATTTCATTGCGATGTATTCTGTCATTGCAACCCATTATATTTATAATAGATCGCAGTGATGTAACAGATCGCAATGACATAATGGATTGCAATGTTGTAATATTACTATGTCACTGCAATGTATTCCGTCATTGCAATCCattgttgtaatattattatgatgtttatgatAGATTGCAATGACGAAATACATCGCAATGACATAGTAATATTACAACATTGCAATCCATTATGTCATTGCGATGTATTCCGCAATGACATAATGGATTGCAATGTTGTAATATTACTATATCATTGCGATGTGTTACGTCATGGCAATGTAtgataaacatcataataatgttACCACATTGCAATCCATTATGTCATTGCGAGGCATTCCGTCCTTGCGCCCTGGTGCGTTGTCCTGGAATGACCCTTTGTGTTCTCTCCCCGCGCATGCACCCCTCCAGGGCCCACCGCAACGACCTGGAGAACATCCCGCCCTTCCTCTTCCTGGGGGCCGCCTACTCCTTCCTGGGTCCCGACCCGTCTGTGGCCCGCCTCCACTTCCTGGCCTTCTTCCTGGGGCGCCTGGCCCACACCGTGGCCTACCTGCTCCGCCTGCGTGCCCCGCTCCGCTCCGTGGCCTACGTGGCCGCCCAGGCCCCCTGCCTCTCCATGGCGCTCCAGATCCTCCTGGCCGGGTTCCGTCGCGCGCTGTGAGACGCCCAAACACCACCGCCACCCACCCCTGGACTTTGCACAGCTCTCTCTTTTGTCACCACCCTATATATACACCCCACACCGCCACGGGATTGCGTGGGAGGCCTTGAGGACAAGTGGATCCCTTCTTAATAAAACCAAAGCTCCTTGTGGAGGAGgacattaggggtgtgcaacaTTATTGTATtctaaaatttcccaaaaatctgtcGATGTGTGAATCTTGGTTCTCTTGTgcgttgtatataaaattcaaggtgATAGcgcttgtagttttttttttttaatgttgaaaattccccaaaaatctctgaataagtgaaacgttctgaaatctGGCAGGCAAACCGTGGTCAGTGGGTTCTACCATTAGCTTTAAAAGTGAGGGGAAAAGGAGCTCCGGATGTTTCCCCAATTacagtaattatgcacaattattataacaaaattctcatagtaacaaatttttcgcTATCTATACTTTGGAAGCGAAatgccagttttgtaatgacttttgaaccatacagtagagtctcacttatccaagctaaacaggccggcagaaccttggataagcaaatatgttggacaataaggcgGGATcaaggaaaacctattaaactaaattaggttatgattttacaaattaagcaccaaaacatcatgttatacaacaaatttgacagaaaaagtagttcaatatgcagtaatgctatgtagtaattactgtatttatgaatttagcaccaaaatatcacaatgtattgaaaacattgactacaaaaatgcgttggataatccagaacattggataagcgcatgttggataagtgagagactactgtagtaACAACTTTTCCcgctaactatactttagaaagaaaatgccagttttgtaatgacttttgaaccattttttaaatggatcgcacatccccactgagttaaaccactgagctgctaaacttgctgaccaaaaggtcggtggtttgaatctagaaagcgaggtgagctcccgctgttaaccccagcttctgtcaacctagtagttcggaaacatgcaaatgtgagtagatgaataggtactgctccggtgggaagcaGTCATGgagcttggaggagtctacgaacaatgccggctcttcggcttagaaatggagatgaacactaacttccagagtcagacacgattgaacttaatgtcaggaaaaacctttacctatccatctgcatccatccatccatctctctttTCTGTCCCTTTATATTCTATCTTTCTGtctcttttattatttatttactacatttataccccgccctctctcaccccaaaggggactcagagcggcttacaagttatatttacatacaatatatcatatcattagcatagcacaatattagcattatatattactactagctatgcccggccatgcgttgctgtggcaaagtggtggtggttttggttaaaaattgttgtgtaatttttatttgactttatttgcattttttattaattttattgtaagttatattttattattttcttgtattatttttagttattttctgttattatagtattttattgtattaattttttagtgttttttatttttttttattgggttgctaggagaccaagttggaggagcttagccttctaactggcagcaattggataaaagcaattattcctctctttctaattaggactttatttttcttttctttttgttgtatcaacctagaggcgtggatgatgggttgtgttgtcaaatttcgaggttggagggcctgtagttttgttgttttgtgggtcgccgtgatgccatcactcttttatatatatagatattgcactatactgtaatattattagtaatactgtattacatttaatatataattaatattactatattgtattattagtattatattgcattacattataatattagcatcaatattgcatatatatacaatatattgtattattgccaAAGcacaatattactatattatatagtaCGATGTTGTTGCTGGGGGGAGCGGCCCCAACTGATAGAAAAGGGATGGATGGAAAGACTTGCCATCTCACCTGTCTATCCCTttatattctactagctgtgcctggccacgcgttgctgtggcaaagtggtggtggtattggttaaaaattgttgtgtaatttttatttgacgttatttgcaattttttattaattttattgtaagttatattttattattttcttgtattatttttagttattttctgttattatagtattttattgtattaatttttagtgttttttattatttttgattgggttgctaggagaccaagttggaggagcttagccttctaactggcagcaattggataaaagcaattattcctctctctctaattaggactttatttttcttttctttttgttgtatcaacctagagccgtggatgatgggttgtgttgtcaaaattCAAGgtcggggggcctgtagttttattgttttgtgggtcgccgtgatgccatcactcttttatatatatagatctatccatccatctacccatttcTGTCTATCCATCTCTCTTTTCTGTCTCAAGCAAGCCTACCAACTTGGACAAACTTTTCCATGTGTTTTCTGTAGTGCGCTACTGCCACCTCGTGGTCACCTGTGGTAAGGCGGCTCCCAATTTCAAGGAGAGCCTTTCTCTACGTATAGGCTTCCATTGCAATTTCTATTgggatctgggttgctgtgagtttgtgttgtcaaaggctttcatgggttgtgagtttttccgggctgtctggccatgttccagaagcattctctcctgacgttttgcccacatctacagcaggttTCCTCAGGAGTGCTGAGGTCTCttcgattcccccaggcaggaactagccaggctttgaagctgcaaggctgtttgaTGTGAAATGAGAATAA
This genomic window from Anolis carolinensis isolate JA03-04 unplaced genomic scaffold, rAnoCar3.1.pri scaffold_7, whole genome shotgun sequence contains:
- the ptges gene encoding prostaglandin E synthase isoform X1 is translated as MENEAFASFLFFGTLLVLKMYAVAVITGQVRLRKKAFANPEDALRHGGLQYHREDPDVERCLRAHRNDLENIPPFLFLGAAYSFLGPDPSVARLHFLAFFLGRLAHTVAYLLRLRAPLRSVAYVAAQAPCLSMALQILLAGFRRAL